In a single window of the Prochlorococcus marinus XMU1412 genome:
- a CDS encoding NAD(P)H-quinone oxidoreductase subunit H, with amino-acid sequence MAQLETRTEPMVVNFGPHHPSMHGVLRLVVTLDGENVIDCEPVIGYLHRGMEKIAENRTNVMYVPYVSRMDYAAGMFYEAIVVNAPERLANIPVPKRASYIRVLMLELNRIANHLLWLGPFLADVGAQTPFFYIFREREMIYDLWEAATGQRLINNNFFRIGGVACDLPYGWLEKCIDFCDWFGPKIDEYEKLITNNPIFRKRIEGLGTIQRDQAINWSLSGPMLRASGVSWDLRKVDSYECYDDFDWQIASEKEGDCYARYRVRVEEMRQSLSIIRQACKMIPGGPTENLEAQRMATEDKKSEIFGMDYQYVAKKVAPTFKIPNGELYTRLESGKGEIGVFIQGNNEVTPWRFKIRAADLNNLQILPHILKGAKIADIMAILGSIDVIMGSVDR; translated from the coding sequence ATGGCTCAGCTAGAGACTAGAACAGAACCAATGGTGGTCAATTTTGGCCCTCACCATCCCTCAATGCATGGGGTTTTAAGGTTAGTTGTAACTCTTGATGGTGAGAATGTCATTGATTGTGAGCCAGTAATTGGATATTTACATAGAGGAATGGAAAAGATAGCCGAAAATAGGACAAATGTAATGTATGTCCCTTATGTAAGCAGAATGGATTATGCAGCAGGAATGTTTTATGAAGCTATTGTAGTAAATGCTCCTGAAAGATTAGCTAATATTCCAGTTCCTAAAAGAGCTAGTTACATCAGAGTTCTAATGCTGGAACTCAATCGTATCGCTAATCATCTTTTATGGCTCGGTCCCTTTTTAGCAGACGTAGGAGCTCAAACTCCATTTTTCTATATTTTTAGAGAAAGAGAAATGATTTATGATCTCTGGGAAGCTGCTACTGGACAGAGGCTGATAAATAATAATTTCTTCAGGATAGGTGGTGTTGCATGTGATCTTCCATACGGATGGTTAGAAAAATGTATAGACTTTTGTGATTGGTTTGGACCTAAGATTGATGAATATGAAAAATTAATTACAAATAATCCAATTTTTAGAAAAAGAATTGAAGGTCTCGGAACAATTCAAAGAGACCAGGCAATTAATTGGTCTTTGTCTGGGCCAATGCTTAGAGCTTCTGGAGTTTCCTGGGATTTAAGGAAAGTTGATAGTTATGAATGCTATGACGATTTTGATTGGCAGATTGCTTCAGAAAAAGAAGGAGATTGTTATGCGAGATATCGAGTGAGAGTAGAAGAGATGAGACAATCTCTAAGCATCATTCGCCAAGCCTGTAAAATGATTCCAGGAGGTCCAACAGAAAATTTGGAAGCTCAAAGAATGGCGACTGAAGATAAGAAAAGTGAAATATTTGGTATGGACTATCAATATGTAGCTAAGAAGGTTGCTCCAACTTTTAAAATTCCTAACGGAGAATTATATACAAGATTAGAGTCCGGGAAAGGAGAAATAGGTGTATTCATTCAAGGAAATAATGAAGTTACCCCATGGAGATTTAAAATTAGAGCAGCTGATTTAAATAATCTGCAAATTTTGCCTCATATTCTTAAAGGTGCCAAAATCGCTGATATTATGGCAATTCTTGGCTCAATAGATGTCATTATGGGATCTGTTGATAGATAA